TTAGGTGGCTCACAGCCCATGACACCAGAAACCAATAATAACTTTGGACCTCGCTCTCGTACTTGTCTTTTGCTTTCTCAACTCtccacacccagggctttttttatagcaggaactcctttgcatatcaggccacattcctcttatgtagccaatcctccaagagcttccagggctcttagtccagggcctactgtaagctccatgaggattggctacatcaggggtatgtggcctaatatgcaaaggagttcctgctacaaaaaaagctctgtccaTACCTATCACAATCACAGCTTCAAGTAGCCATAGCAGCTAGTGagttatgtttttaaaataatcagtGCTGGTGGGATCTTGCAGCCTTGAACAATGCCACTAAAAGGGTGTTTTGGGGATAACACCAAGAGGCCAACCTCTCTGTCTTCCCCCTCTGGTACAGGGAAGACACGCAAATGGGTGGGgttcacatacacacaaacatacagaTTTTTTTGTAATATTTTGCTTTCGTCAGCAAGTGTGAGGTTTCACTTCAGAAAAAGGCAGGGTTGGTGTGTTCAATGATGCAGCGCTTGCAGTGGCGTTTAACAAACCGCAAAGCTTCCACTGAGATCTCACAGTCCTGAACGTTCAGCATCTGCAGGTCAAAGCAGTTGGCGGCTACAATCTGCAGGCCTTGTCCGGTGATGCTCTCACATGACTTCAAGCTCAGTCGCTTCAGGTTGAAGCAGTTCAGAGCCAGAAACTCCAAACCGGCGTCTGATACCAGAGGGCACTTCCCAATGTCTAGGGACTTGAGTTTCGTGCAATTTTTGGCAAGGTACTCCACTCCGTGGTCCGTGATGCCCTCACAGCCCCGCGCGTTGAGGTAGCGCAACTTGCTGCAGTACTTGGTGATGTATCGGATGCCGACGTCAGTGATGCGGCCGCAGTGGGCAATGCTGAGGTACCGCAGGTGCGACTCCAGCTTTGCGATCTCTCGCATGCCAAAATCGCTGACAAAGCGGCAGTCGCTCACACTCAGCTCCCGGATGGACATGCAGTAGATCATCAGGTAGCGGAGGCCTTCGTCAGTGATGCGGATGCAGCGCCGCAGGTAGAGGTGAGTCAGCTGAGTGCAGTGGGCGGCAATGGTGTGCAGCCCTTCATCCTCCAGGACAAAGCAGTCCGTCATGTCCAGGTAGCGGATGGAAATCTGTTTCCCGTGCAGAGGGGACAGTTTGATGGAGGCTTCCCGGGTCAAACTGATGCAGGTCACTTTGGAGCAACCTAAATTTGGGGAAAGCAAGAACAGTTAACCATTTGCAGCTCTGCAACTACAGGTCTCCTTCTTCACCCTCCTGCCTCAGGGATTCTGATGTGCTGCTGGGTGGATCCAGCCATCCTGGCCTGAACTTCAAGGAGACCTGCAGGCCACGTCAACATTATTGTCTAACTCGTGGCAGCCAGACAGATTTTGAATTCACTCCCATTTTGCTTGTACAGAAAATTAATGGGTTTTCAAAACTGTAAGAAACAGACAACCCACATTTTTCTGGCACAGCTGTTTCGACTTCAGCACAAATGTGAGATGAAATCAATGTGTGTATGTAGATGCAATGCTGACAGCTTACGGCTAGATGGCAGCAACTTCATTATGGAGGGGGATCACTTGTGAGCAGGCCTGTTTAAATGTCTGAATCCACTTCTGCTTCCTGGACCCCCCTTTATTGAACAGCGATCCTGAGAATACAGAAACTGGGCTTCTCTGGCCTGTGCAGGCGCCACAAATGAGGCCACCAGACCCCGGCAAACACAGACCCCCAAGAAGGAGGGCAAGTTGCTTTCTGGGACTGCAGTCATTCATTCAAGGCTTCTGGACAAAGGGCCCTCTCTGAGGTGGGGGCCAAAGCGAGGGCTCGATTCATGCTGTGTAGGCTGCAAGTTTTGATCACTTCAGTTTTGATCATGTTCTACAACCTTTTGCAAAGCTCCTGAAGTCTTCAAAGGGGAAAGGAGGTTTTCTCAACCTGAGAACCAGCTATTATGGAAGGCCACCCATCCCGCAGGAGGAGGGCAGGCACAGGGTGTTCTGCATGGGGTGGGGGAGTTGACAAAAGGACAATTTCCTCCTTCTCTTAAAATGCCAcagcttgagggcatccaatgaagctgatggac
Above is a window of Heteronotia binoei isolate CCM8104 ecotype False Entrance Well chromosome 7, APGP_CSIRO_Hbin_v1, whole genome shotgun sequence DNA encoding:
- the FBXL7 gene encoding F-box/LRR-repeat protein 7, whose translation is MGAHNGKHHGSDGKGSSSISSDVSSSTDHTPTKTQKNAATSEDSDLSMRTVSTPSPAFICPPNPHSFQNGRESSTSSSSVTGETIAMVHPPPPTRLTHPLIRSASRLQKEQANIDRLPDHSMVQILSFLPTNQLCRCARVCRRWYNLAWDPRLWRTIRLTGETINVDRALKVLTRRLCQDTPNVCLMLETVIVSGCRRLTDRGLYTIAQCCPELRQLEVSGCYNISNEAVFNVVSLCPNLEHLDMSGCSKVTCISLTREASIKLSPLHGKQISIRYLDMTDCFVLEDEGLHTIAAHCTQLTHLYLRRCIRITDEGLRYLMIYCMSIRELSVSDCRFVSDFGMREIAKLESHLRYLSIAHCGRITDVGIRYITKYCSKLRYLNARGCEGITDHGVEYLAKNCTKLKSLDIGKCPLVSDAGLEFLALNCFNLKRLSLKSCESITGQGLQIVAANCFDLQMLNVQDCEISVEALRFVKRHCKRCIIEHTNPAFF